In Anaerolineales bacterium, one DNA window encodes the following:
- the cooS gene encoding anaerobic carbon-monoxide dehydrogenase catalytic subunit has protein sequence MAKKREIKEYSTDPAARQMLIRAEELGIGTAFTRADNMVPCNIGGAGMCCKQCGMGPCRLTKSGDVGVCGATLDTIQARNLTRAIAAGGAAHSDHGRDMAFLLKATANGEAEGYSIRDVAKLRMVASYYDIKIEGRSPEEIANDLADLYIAQFGQQRGEVVPALRAPKKRQQIWREQDVWPRGVDREVVEALHRTHIGDDQDPEHILNHAIRTALADGWAGSMIATDISDILFGTPAPILGQANLGVIKEDMVNVVVHGHEPSMSEMLVAASQDPEIIAYAKAAGAHGVNLSGICCTANEILMRQGIPAAGNFLHQELAILTGAVEAMVVDVQCIMQALVGLAQNFHTAIITTSPKVKIKGATHIEFDEHRAMTIAKQILKVAIDNFKNRESAKVRIPQVKEDVVPGFSHEYINYMLGGSYRASFRPLNDAIMTGRIRGVAAIVGCNNPRSSQDYLHNLVVKELLKQDVLVVQTGCGAIAAGKLGLMLGEAGLTEVGSGLREVCETIGIPPVLHMGSCVDNTRILTVLTQMVEEGGLGDDIDQIPAVGLAPEWMSEKALAIATYCVASGAYVIFGGASPVSGMPDRVSDSDIVLKYISEGWEKLYGGKLEFIPDPQKMIEATLAHIDKKRAALGLPEYDPNKFGRSGDAKMNELEALPLEKKREAIYGMAAD, from the coding sequence ATGGCTAAGAAACGTGAGATCAAAGAATATTCGACCGACCCTGCCGCCCGGCAGATGCTGATCCGCGCGGAGGAGTTGGGTATCGGGACGGCTTTCACCCGCGCCGATAATATGGTCCCATGCAATATTGGTGGCGCAGGGATGTGCTGTAAACAATGCGGCATGGGTCCGTGCCGATTGACAAAGAGCGGCGACGTGGGGGTGTGCGGCGCGACATTGGACACCATCCAGGCGCGCAACCTGACGCGCGCGATTGCGGCGGGTGGCGCGGCGCACTCCGATCACGGGCGTGACATGGCGTTCCTGCTTAAGGCAACCGCCAACGGTGAAGCGGAGGGCTATTCCATCCGCGATGTCGCCAAGTTGCGGATGGTCGCTTCGTATTACGACATCAAGATCGAAGGGCGCTCGCCTGAAGAGATTGCCAACGATCTGGCGGATTTGTACATCGCGCAATTCGGGCAGCAGCGCGGGGAGGTTGTCCCTGCGCTGCGCGCGCCAAAGAAGCGACAACAGATCTGGCGAGAACAGGATGTCTGGCCGCGCGGCGTGGATCGCGAGGTGGTGGAGGCGTTGCACCGCACCCACATCGGCGATGACCAGGACCCTGAGCATATTTTGAATCACGCCATCCGCACGGCATTGGCGGACGGCTGGGCTGGCTCGATGATCGCCACCGACATCTCGGACATCCTATTCGGCACGCCTGCGCCGATTTTGGGGCAAGCGAATCTTGGCGTGATCAAAGAAGATATGGTCAACGTGGTCGTGCATGGACACGAACCGTCCATGAGCGAGATGCTGGTTGCAGCGTCGCAGGATCCCGAGATCATTGCGTACGCCAAGGCGGCTGGCGCGCATGGGGTGAACCTTTCTGGGATTTGTTGTACAGCCAATGAAATCCTCATGCGGCAGGGCATCCCAGCGGCAGGCAACTTCTTGCATCAGGAACTGGCCATTCTGACAGGCGCAGTCGAAGCGATGGTCGTGGATGTGCAGTGCATCATGCAGGCGCTGGTCGGCCTGGCGCAGAACTTCCATACCGCCATCATCACGACTTCGCCAAAAGTGAAAATCAAGGGAGCAACTCACATCGAGTTCGATGAACATAGGGCAATGACCATCGCCAAGCAGATCCTGAAAGTGGCGATTGATAACTTCAAGAACCGCGAATCTGCCAAGGTGCGCATCCCGCAGGTCAAAGAGGACGTCGTGCCTGGCTTCTCGCATGAGTACATCAACTACATGCTCGGCGGTTCATATCGCGCGTCGTTCCGTCCGCTGAATGACGCGATCATGACGGGACGCATCCGCGGTGTGGCGGCGATTGTGGGGTGCAACAATCCGCGTTCATCTCAGGATTACCTCCACAATCTGGTCGTAAAGGAATTGCTCAAGCAGGATGTGCTCGTCGTGCAGACGGGTTGCGGCGCGATTGCCGCGGGGAAGTTGGGGCTGATGTTGGGCGAAGCAGGCCTCACCGAGGTTGGAAGCGGCTTGCGGGAAGTCTGCGAAACGATCGGCATCCCGCCCGTCCTCCACATGGGCTCGTGCGTGGACAATACGCGCATCCTGACCGTGCTGACGCAAATGGTCGAAGAGGGCGGTTTGGGCGATGATATTGACCAGATCCCAGCCGTGGGTCTTGCGCCCGAATGGATGAGCGAAAAGGCGCTGGCGATCGCCACCTATTGTGTGGCGTCGGGCGCGTATGTCATCTTCGGCGGCGCGTCGCCCGTCAGCGGCATGCCAGACCGGGTGTCCGACAGCGATATTGTGTTGAAGTACATCAGCGAGGGCTGGGAGAAACTGTACGGCGGCAAACTGGAGTTCATCCCCGACCCGCAAAAGATGATCGAAGCCACGCTCGCGCACATTGATAAGAAACGTGCCGCGCTAGGTCTGCCCGAATACGATCCGAACAAATTCGGTCGCAGCGGCGATGCAAAGATGAACGAGTTGGAGGCTTTGCCGTTGGAGAAAAAACGCGAAGCCATTTACGGCATGGCGGCGGATTAG
- a CDS encoding heavy-metal-associated domain-containing protein, whose amino-acid sequence METKTFETPALYADHHVTEVRRILLELEGVVDVYASSAFQTIEVTYDKAKINDLQIAVKLDEAGYLGEWTIPIEMGEAAQQGDGSKPFFRHTATYETIKHTVSFGQKVSYQGRPLWHCPGIGVVKMDEEENHG is encoded by the coding sequence ATGGAGACCAAAACGTTCGAAACGCCCGCGCTTTATGCAGATCATCATGTGACCGAAGTGCGGCGCATTTTACTGGAATTGGAGGGGGTCGTTGACGTGTATGCCAGCAGTGCATTTCAGACCATTGAAGTAACCTACGATAAAGCCAAGATCAATGACCTGCAAATCGCCGTCAAACTGGATGAAGCGGGGTATCTCGGCGAATGGACAATACCGATTGAGATGGGGGAAGCGGCTCAACAAGGCGATGGCAGCAAACCATTCTTCCGTCATACTGCCACATACGAGACCATCAAACATACGGTCAGTTTTGGGCAGAAGGTGAGCTATCAGGGACGACCGCTTTGGCATTGTCCAGGAATTGGGGTGGTGAAGATGGACGAGGAGGAGAATCATGGCTAA
- a CDS encoding DUF3786 domain-containing protein, with the protein MSGFGKGWRPRLPESMPSQLSDRLTRLRETLRDQDPGLVAARSGISHPTVGPERVELHIPVWGDVFNLPFPELTGCKSHGEPLPDFQQALLLYYLVTADGAPLTGRWVSFADLPGGRMYNAAFQGYSGDEIAKKFGLDLEAFKSACAQAGGNAVEIGSGSFIFQALPRVPLMATYWLGDEDFPSSCKILFDESASHYLPIDACAILGSMLTRKLIRS; encoded by the coding sequence ATGTCCGGTTTTGGAAAGGGCTGGAGACCCCGCCTGCCTGAATCAATGCCCTCGCAATTGAGCGATCGCCTGACCCGGCTGAGGGAAACGCTTCGGGACCAGGACCCGGGTTTGGTCGCCGCGCGAAGCGGCATTTCCCATCCGACGGTTGGTCCTGAGCGCGTCGAGTTGCATATCCCTGTTTGGGGTGATGTTTTCAACCTGCCCTTCCCCGAGTTGACGGGCTGCAAAAGCCACGGCGAACCGCTACCCGATTTTCAGCAGGCATTGTTGTTGTATTATCTGGTCACCGCCGACGGTGCGCCGTTGACCGGGAGATGGGTTTCGTTCGCCGACCTGCCTGGCGGGCGCATGTATAACGCTGCGTTTCAGGGATACAGCGGTGACGAGATCGCGAAAAAATTCGGCCTGGATCTGGAAGCATTCAAATCGGCTTGTGCGCAGGCTGGCGGGAACGCGGTTGAAATCGGCTCAGGGTCCTTTATATTCCAGGCCCTGCCGCGCGTGCCGTTGATGGCGACCTACTGGCTTGGTGATGAGGATTTCCCGTCGTCGTGCAAGATCCTGTTCGATGAGTCTGCCAGCCATTACCTGCCGATCGATGCCTGCGCTATTCTGGGAAGCATGTTGACACGCAAATTGATCCGTTCTTAA
- a CDS encoding AAA family ATPase, with product MKLAITGKGGVGKTTLTALLAQSYADAGRQVLAVDADPSPCLAGALGFPAELREELKPIAEMDALIEERTGAKPGTVGGFFTLNPRVDDIPERFSILQRGVRLLEMGSVDLGGSGCICPESAMLKTLFTHLLFRQDDILLLDMYAGVEHLGRATVDFVDAMLVVVEPTRRSLGTAAQIKKLANDIGLQRLYLVGNKVRNEDEAKFLETETPDLPLLGCLPADLKVQEADRLGIPVYDYVESLKIAAGQIVKMINELTSDEVLK from the coding sequence ATGAAACTTGCAATCACAGGTAAAGGCGGCGTGGGCAAGACCACGCTCACAGCATTACTCGCCCAATCCTACGCGGACGCGGGACGTCAGGTGCTGGCAGTGGATGCCGACCCATCGCCCTGTCTGGCAGGTGCGCTGGGGTTCCCCGCCGAACTTCGCGAAGAACTCAAGCCCATCGCCGAAATGGACGCGCTCATCGAGGAACGCACGGGCGCAAAGCCGGGCACGGTGGGCGGATTCTTCACCCTCAACCCGCGCGTGGACGACATCCCCGAACGCTTCAGTATTTTACAGCGTGGTGTGCGCCTGCTCGAAATGGGGAGTGTGGATTTGGGCGGTTCGGGCTGTATTTGTCCTGAGTCAGCGATGTTGAAGACGCTCTTCACCCATCTGCTCTTCCGCCAGGATGACATTCTCCTGCTCGATATGTACGCAGGTGTCGAACATCTCGGTCGCGCCACCGTTGATTTCGTGGATGCCATGCTGGTCGTCGTCGAGCCAACGCGCCGCAGTCTCGGTACTGCCGCGCAAATCAAAAAACTCGCAAATGATATTGGTTTACAACGTTTGTATTTGGTGGGAAACAAAGTTCGAAATGAAGATGAAGCCAAATTCCTTGAAACTGAAACCCCTGACTTGCCCCTGCTCGGTTGTTTGCCGGCTGACTTGAAAGTGCAGGAGGCGGATAGATTGGGCATCCCCGTGTATGATTATGTGGAAAGCCTGAAGATTGCGGCGGGCCAAATTGTAAAAATGATCAATGAACTCACAAGCGACGAGGTGCTGAAATGA
- a CDS encoding AAA family ATPase encodes MTTTIALAGKGGVGKTTVAGMMVKYLAQNQTGSILAIDADPSSNLNMVLGLDLEWTVGEIREDMLEQVKSSLTTGGAAMGTMPGGVSKRDYLDYQIRSSLSEGSRFDLIAMGRGEGAGCYCAVNHNLREVIDGMSRHYAYVVIDNEAGMEHLSRRTTRDVQHLFIVSDPTQRGLVAAQRIADMRKELDINIGNAYLIINRLRGGMPDALNAFTAKMDVPLLGTIPADEALSEFEFSGKPLVELGDESPVYQSVEKMMRKILKQVPSAA; translated from the coding sequence ATGACGACCACCATCGCACTCGCAGGCAAGGGCGGTGTGGGCAAAACCACCGTTGCAGGCATGATGGTCAAATATCTTGCCCAGAATCAAACCGGCAGCATTCTCGCCATTGACGCCGACCCCTCCTCCAACCTGAACATGGTGCTGGGACTCGATCTTGAATGGACGGTCGGCGAGATCCGCGAGGACATGCTGGAACAGGTCAAATCGTCACTGACCACAGGCGGCGCGGCAATGGGTACCATGCCCGGCGGCGTCAGCAAACGCGATTATCTTGATTATCAGATCCGCTCTTCGTTATCCGAAGGCTCCCGCTTTGACCTGATCGCAATGGGCAGAGGCGAAGGGGCGGGATGTTATTGCGCTGTCAATCATAACCTGCGGGAAGTGATCGACGGCATGAGCAGACATTACGCCTACGTCGTGATCGATAACGAAGCGGGCATGGAACATCTCTCGCGCCGCACCACGCGAGATGTCCAGCATCTGTTCATCGTCAGCGACCCGACCCAGCGCGGATTGGTTGCGGCGCAGCGCATTGCCGACATGCGCAAAGAACTCGACATCAACATCGGGAACGCGTATCTCATCATCAACCGCCTGCGCGGCGGGATGCCCGATGCGCTCAACGCCTTCACCGCCAAAATGGATGTGCCCTTGCTCGGCACGATCCCTGCAGATGAGGCACTCTCTGAATTCGAATTCTCGGGCAAACCGCTGGTGGAATTGGGGGATGAGTCGCCCGTCTATCAATCCGTTGAAAAGATGATGCGGAAAATCCTCAAACAGGTACCATCCGCCGCCTGA
- a CDS encoding DUF4097 family beta strand repeat-containing protein, translated as MNRACRLTLLLLVCFIPACMPQQYTLLESRVMDVLNPQSIHVQVDHGEVVIVGTQEQQVQVGGQVLHPDELEYQVSATEDQISIKVNAQRFRLSNAHLRVEVRVPQGTQVKVETNSASVFVSNYRGDLEVASTAGNLTVEHTIGRITLRSNRGNITVLESIGTISVVGNYGLLNLKNVHGETGVSTIMGNIVFGGLIQQGDTIRLETDHGSVSVNLNQNSALGIQVRSTSGDVICMVAGLTTTTRTCDGDFQSAGGALSIRTVSGAVTVKLTP; from the coding sequence ATGAACCGAGCATGTAGATTGACCCTTCTTCTGCTGGTTTGTTTTATTCCAGCCTGCATGCCGCAACAATATACCCTGTTGGAATCCCGCGTCATGGATGTGCTCAACCCGCAATCCATCCATGTTCAAGTCGATCATGGCGAAGTGGTTATTGTAGGCACGCAGGAGCAACAGGTGCAGGTTGGCGGACAGGTATTGCACCCTGATGAATTGGAGTACCAGGTCAGTGCAACAGAAGATCAAATTTCGATAAAGGTAAATGCACAAAGATTCCGTCTTTCAAATGCACATCTTCGCGTGGAGGTGCGTGTTCCGCAGGGAACGCAGGTGAAGGTTGAGACAAACAGCGCCTCCGTGTTTGTCTCGAACTACCGGGGAGACCTGGAGGTGGCCTCCACCGCCGGGAATTTAACGGTCGAACATACAATTGGAAGGATAACCCTGCGCTCCAATCGAGGGAACATAACCGTTCTGGAGAGCATTGGAACCATCAGCGTGGTTGGGAATTATGGTCTGCTGAATTTAAAGAACGTCCATGGAGAAACCGGCGTCTCAACGATCATGGGGAACATCGTGTTTGGCGGTCTAATCCAGCAGGGGGACACCATCCGCCTCGAAACGGACCATGGGTCTGTTTCCGTCAATTTAAATCAAAACTCAGCCCTGGGCATTCAGGTGCGTTCCACGAGCGGGGATGTGATTTGCATGGTAGCGGGTCTTACAACAACCACCCGCACCTGTGATGGGGATTTTCAATCCGCTGGCGGTGCACTCTCGATCCGAACAGTCAGCGGCGCGGTGACTGTGAAATTGACGCCCTGA
- a CDS encoding ribulose-phosphate 3-epimerase, translating into MRSGLPDLVHISASLLAADFACLGEEVRRAEQAGVDSFHFDMMDGHYVPNLAFAPAHLEALRPYAQLPFHTHLELDNPDHVLSKFNPVQADVIIVQWNTLPDPPRTFARIRSQNIKVGLGLNLDDPLDEVQRFLRDIDLLLLLGVHPGFGGQAMRPGMQEKIDAARRLTDRLDPRIPIAVDGGVKPENAAGLVEAGADCLIMGTALFHSPDMAATIGSIRASISQSPRR; encoded by the coding sequence GTGAGATCTGGACTGCCTGATTTGGTCCATATCAGTGCCTCGCTGCTGGCTGCCGATTTCGCCTGCCTGGGTGAGGAAGTGCGGCGGGCTGAGCAGGCAGGCGTGGATTCCTTCCACTTCGACATGATGGATGGGCATTATGTTCCAAACCTCGCATTTGCCCCCGCTCATTTGGAAGCTCTGCGCCCATATGCGCAGCTGCCATTTCACACGCATCTTGAACTTGATAACCCGGACCATGTCCTGTCCAAATTCAACCCGGTCCAGGCGGATGTGATCATCGTCCAATGGAACACACTTCCAGACCCGCCTCGAACCTTTGCCAGGATCCGTTCCCAAAATATAAAAGTTGGATTGGGATTGAATCTTGACGACCCGCTGGATGAGGTGCAGCGCTTCTTGCGGGACATTGATCTGCTCCTGCTTCTGGGAGTGCATCCAGGCTTCGGCGGTCAGGCCATGCGGCCAGGCATGCAGGAAAAAATCGATGCTGCGCGGCGGCTGACAGATCGATTGGATCCGCGCATTCCCATCGCGGTGGATGGCGGGGTCAAACCTGAGAATGCCGCCGGCCTTGTGGAAGCAGGTGCAGACTGCCTCATTATGGGGACAGCCTTATTTCACTCGCCGGATATGGCCGCGACAATCGGATCGATCAGGGCGTCAATTTCACAGTCACCGCGCCGCTGA
- a CDS encoding orotidine 5'-phosphate decarboxylase / HUMPS family protein, with the protein MVKLQLAMDTLDGDEALKLAASVAPFVDILEAGTPLIKSAGIGIVKQLKSAHPHTIVLADLKSSDVGAYEANMAFMAGADIVTTQGITTLATICEVQREADRWKRRAEVDMTGVKDPVARAKEVKAVGVSLVLYHRSIDEERTQGALWDEKAVNTVHEMCDLGLDVAIAGGMNYDLLPLLRGVPIYGIVIGRGITAQSQPAQAAQNIAQRVREIWTA; encoded by the coding sequence ATGGTCAAACTGCAGCTGGCAATGGATACCCTTGATGGTGATGAGGCTTTGAAGCTTGCGGCATCCGTTGCGCCATTTGTGGATATTCTTGAAGCAGGTACACCGCTTATCAAATCCGCGGGGATAGGCATCGTCAAACAATTGAAATCAGCACACCCGCATACGATCGTTCTTGCCGACTTGAAATCAAGCGATGTCGGTGCCTACGAAGCCAACATGGCATTCATGGCAGGCGCAGACATCGTCACCACCCAGGGCATCACCACGCTGGCAACCATTTGCGAAGTCCAGCGTGAAGCGGACAGGTGGAAGCGCCGCGCCGAAGTGGATATGACAGGCGTCAAGGATCCGGTTGCGCGGGCCAAGGAAGTCAAGGCTGTGGGCGTCAGCCTTGTGCTGTACCATCGCAGTATTGATGAGGAACGTACCCAGGGTGCCTTGTGGGATGAGAAGGCTGTGAACACCGTTCACGAAATGTGTGACCTGGGTCTGGATGTCGCCATTGCAGGCGGCATGAACTATGACCTTCTCCCGCTCCTGCGCGGCGTGCCCATTTATGGGATTGTGATTGGCCGCGGGATCACCGCGCAATCACAGCCTGCACAAGCCGCACAAAACATCGCGCAGCGTGTTCGTGAGATCTGGACTGCCTGA
- a CDS encoding alcohol dehydrogenase catalytic domain-containing protein, with amino-acid sequence MNRTMRAVVYLGPETIELRNMPIPEPKAGELLVKVRAATTCGTDVKTYRRGHPKFPPPFIFGHEFGGDVVQAGAGVERFREGMRVTANVFAECGECFYCNRGQGNICENLVYNFGAFAEYMIIPASIVRRTTFEIPNQIPYAHAAFLEPLVTVVHGWHKAAIQPGETVAIIGAGGPISLLFTQLVLRSGAGRIIAIGHSATRLDVAGQLGATHLVHAKDADPVTAVHELTDGYGADLVIECAGTKQTWEASIDVVRRGGRVLWFGGLPAGTNVEIDPARVHYGEIALLNMHGGTAADAREAFHLIESGEVKVEPMLNGELPLEQVELALKKMIAGRVVKMVINPLL; translated from the coding sequence ATGAACAGAACCATGCGCGCGGTGGTTTACCTGGGTCCGGAAACAATTGAATTGCGCAACATGCCAATTCCCGAGCCGAAAGCGGGCGAGCTTCTGGTGAAGGTTCGAGCGGCGACCACCTGCGGCACGGATGTAAAAACCTACCGCCGTGGACATCCCAAATTTCCGCCGCCCTTCATTTTCGGCCATGAATTTGGGGGGGATGTCGTACAAGCCGGCGCGGGTGTGGAGCGCTTCCGCGAAGGGATGCGGGTCACAGCCAATGTGTTTGCCGAGTGCGGGGAATGTTTTTACTGCAACCGCGGGCAGGGCAATATTTGCGAAAACCTTGTTTACAATTTTGGGGCTTTCGCGGAATACATGATCATTCCGGCCTCCATCGTGCGCCGGACGACATTTGAGATTCCCAACCAGATCCCTTATGCGCATGCCGCGTTTCTTGAGCCACTCGTCACAGTGGTGCATGGCTGGCATAAGGCAGCGATCCAGCCGGGGGAAACCGTCGCAATCATCGGCGCGGGCGGACCGATCAGTCTCCTGTTCACACAGCTGGTCTTGCGCTCTGGGGCAGGCCGGATAATCGCCATTGGCCACAGCGCAACGAGACTGGATGTGGCCGGACAACTCGGCGCAACCCATCTGGTGCATGCCAAAGATGCCGATCCGGTCACTGCCGTACATGAGCTGACCGATGGATACGGTGCAGACCTCGTCATTGAATGCGCGGGCACAAAACAGACCTGGGAAGCCTCCATCGATGTCGTTCGACGGGGAGGGCGGGTCCTATGGTTCGGCGGATTACCCGCAGGCACGAACGTGGAGATCGACCCGGCACGCGTCCATTATGGAGAGATCGCACTGCTCAACATGCACGGAGGGACAGCCGCGGACGCGCGGGAGGCCTTCCATCTTATTGAATCGGGTGAAGTAAAGGTTGAGCCAATGTTAAATGGAGAGCTCCCTCTTGAGCAGGTGGAGCTGGCTTTGAAAAAGATGATCGCCGGGCGGGTGGTCAAAATGGTCATCAACCCGCTCTTGTAG
- a CDS encoding uroporphyrinogen decarboxylase family protein: MPEAMTPRERVAATLSHKEPDRVPISLGGSANHLTEQRYVLLRDHFGVEDLPRRTLVGFYTTPDYNPILDKLGTDFRFIHIRPPANFVANSMLGEFKEFVDEWGITHRLVSGYYDLHGAPLGRDLTIEKIEKYPWPDPYDPVRLQGVKEEIEHLYNNTDYAIVAHRPVYGNLWEMTRALVGMENALLLTISDTHIFDHLLGKLAEVLDGFYDAFLSVVGPYVQVVEMADDYGTNAGPMFNPSVYTKFLKPRYKKSIELIKRKAPQAKVLLHNDGAIRKFIPDLIETGFDILNPIEGHLRGMDPVELKRDFGRDLTFQGGVDVKTVLNNGSMEDVRREVRLRIEQMGEGGGYILAPAHNFSNDIPLENMLAFFEAGHDLGKYPLKP; this comes from the coding sequence ATGCCAGAAGCCATGACGCCTCGTGAACGTGTCGCAGCCACTTTGAGCCATAAGGAACCCGACCGGGTCCCGATCTCGCTGGGAGGGTCTGCAAATCATTTGACGGAACAAAGATATGTTTTACTGCGCGACCACTTTGGGGTGGAAGACCTGCCGCGCAGAACCCTGGTTGGCTTTTACACCACCCCGGACTACAACCCGATCCTCGACAAGCTTGGCACGGACTTCCGCTTTATTCACATCCGCCCACCAGCGAATTTTGTGGCGAATTCAATGCTCGGGGAATTCAAGGAGTTCGTGGACGAGTGGGGCATCACCCACCGCCTGGTCTCCGGGTATTATGACCTGCACGGCGCACCGCTGGGCAGGGATCTCACCATCGAAAAAATAGAGAAATATCCGTGGCCGGATCCATACGATCCGGTTCGGCTGCAGGGGGTGAAGGAGGAAATCGAGCATCTATACAACAATACGGATTATGCGATCGTGGCCCACCGCCCGGTCTATGGAAACCTGTGGGAAATGACGCGGGCATTGGTCGGGATGGAGAACGCCCTGCTCCTGACAATCTCGGATACCCACATCTTTGATCATCTGCTGGGCAAACTGGCCGAAGTGCTGGATGGTTTCTACGATGCATTTCTCAGTGTTGTCGGTCCCTACGTACAGGTTGTGGAAATGGCTGATGATTACGGCACGAACGCCGGACCCATGTTCAATCCCTCTGTCTACACAAAATTCCTCAAACCTCGCTATAAAAAATCGATCGAATTGATCAAGAGGAAGGCACCCCAGGCGAAGGTGCTCCTGCACAATGACGGCGCGATCCGCAAGTTTATCCCTGATCTGATCGAGACCGGATTTGATATTCTCAATCCCATTGAGGGGCATCTGCGCGGGATGGATCCTGTTGAATTGAAACGCGATTTTGGCAGGGATCTTACCTTCCAGGGCGGTGTGGACGTGAAGACCGTTCTCAATAACGGCAGCATGGAGGATGTGCGCCGTGAAGTCCGCCTGCGAATCGAACAGATGGGCGAAGGAGGCGGCTACATTCTTGCGCCGGCCCATAATTTCAGCAATGACATTCCCCTTGAAAACATGCTCGCCTTTTTTGAAGCCGGGCACGACCTTGGAAAGTACCCATTAAAACCATGA
- a CDS encoding class II aldolase/adducin family protein — MILEELRTHVLQTALRLPKYNLVWMAGGTVCARDPQSGHVVVTPSGLDYERLTADDMIVTDMDMNRIEGRYRPSVALNLWTGFMRARPELYAVVHTHSPYATAFSLVYQSIPVITETMADWFGRPVPVTRYLSVEDPEFPTLPVEVMGDGYAVLLGNHGPITVGTTLNHALERAVTLEEAARTYMIARNISEPVVLTEEQARASFDYYHNRYGQKKS; from the coding sequence ATGATCCTCGAAGAATTACGCACCCACGTCCTGCAAACGGCCCTGCGCCTGCCAAAATACAACCTGGTCTGGATGGCTGGCGGGACAGTCTGTGCCCGTGATCCGCAAAGCGGGCATGTTGTCGTCACGCCCAGCGGGCTGGACTACGAACGCCTCACAGCGGACGACATGATCGTCACCGATATGGATATGAATCGGATCGAAGGCAGATATCGCCCGTCTGTGGCGCTCAACCTTTGGACCGGCTTCATGCGTGCCAGGCCCGAACTGTACGCTGTCGTCCATACCCACTCACCCTATGCGACCGCGTTTTCCCTTGTATACCAATCGATCCCAGTCATTACCGAGACCATGGCGGATTGGTTTGGTCGGCCTGTACCGGTGACTCGTTACTTAAGTGTCGAGGATCCCGAATTCCCCACCTTGCCGGTCGAAGTGATGGGGGACGGGTATGCCGTACTGCTGGGCAATCATGGACCGATCACGGTTGGTACAACGCTTAACCATGCCCTTGAACGTGCCGTGACACTGGAGGAAGCCGCGCGGACGTATATGATCGCGCGAAACATCAGCGAGCCTGTTGTATTAACGGAAGAACAGGCGCGCGCCTCGTTTGACTATTACCACAACCGCTACGGTCAGAAGAAGTCATAG
- a CDS encoding PTS sugar transporter subunit IIA produces the protein MLEFNQSLIAFDLQAKDAREVIDLLAGRMHMQELVSADYGAQTWAREMIHPTGLPTKPFCIAFPHADAEGVKRSALGVAAMRQPVKFQNMADPDEGLDVMLVFMLANRDPQEQVQTLRNLAVLFGQPEKLVELRDQASLQGVESWLRRELRLS, from the coding sequence GTGCTGGAATTCAATCAGTCGTTAATCGCGTTTGACCTGCAGGCAAAGGATGCCAGGGAAGTCATCGACCTTTTGGCGGGGAGGATGCATATGCAGGAGCTTGTCAGCGCAGACTACGGGGCGCAGACCTGGGCACGTGAAATGATCCATCCAACAGGACTGCCGACCAAACCTTTCTGCATTGCCTTCCCGCATGCGGACGCCGAGGGAGTCAAGCGGTCTGCATTGGGAGTGGCTGCAATGCGTCAGCCCGTGAAATTTCAAAATATGGCGGACCCGGACGAAGGTCTGGATGTGATGCTGGTCTTTATGCTTGCCAATCGCGATCCACAGGAACAGGTCCAGACATTGAGAAACCTGGCTGTCTTATTTGGTCAGCCTGAAAAATTAGTGGAACTGCGGGACCAGGCCAGTCTGCAGGGGGTGGAATCCTGGCTGAGGCGTGAGCTCCGCCTGAGTTGA